A region of Drosophila suzukii chromosome 2L, CBGP_Dsuzu_IsoJpt1.0, whole genome shotgun sequence DNA encodes the following proteins:
- the ND-13A gene encoding NADH dehydrogenase [ubiquinone] iron-sulfur protein 6, mitochondrial: protein MASKQLVNKLAKLGCPRQNWMSPLAVVRQSSTRSDIEKVTHTGQVFDKDDYRNARFVNAKRYVNENWGIQLIEEVPPKECTERVVFCDGGDGPLGHPKVYINLDKPGNHICGYCGLRFVKKDDHHH, encoded by the exons ATGGCCAGCAAGCAATTGGTAAACAAATTGGCCAAACTCGGCTGCCCCCGCCAGAATTGGATGTCTCCATTGGCCGTCGTCCGCCAGTCCAGCACTCGCAGCGACATCGAGAAGGTCACACACACCGGACAG GTGTTCGATAAGGACGACTACCGCAATGCCCGATTCGTGAATGCCAAGCGGTATGTGAACGAGAACTGGGGCATCCAGCTCATCGAGGAGGTGCCGCCCAAGGAGTGCACCGAGCGCGTTGTCTTCTGCGACGGAGGAGATGGTCCCCTGGGTCATCCCAAGGTGTACATCAACCTG GACAAACCCGGCAATCACATCTGCGGCTACTGCGGCCTGCGCTTCGTCAAGAAAGACGATCATCATCATTGA